In Sorangium aterium, the genomic stretch TTCGGGGAGGCGATCGCCCGCTCCCCGTCCCTCGACGTCCGCCAGCGCTACCGCCTCGCGCCGCTGCTCGTCCCGCTCGCCAGGCGCGCGCCCGACGCGGCGCTCCCGCTGATCCAGGCCCTCTTCGAGCGCGGCGAGGAGCCCTCGTTCCTCGCGGGCCCGCTGCGCTTGCTCGCCCGATCGCGCCCGGCCGCCACGTTCGACCTCCTCAAGGCGCGCCACGAGAGCGGACGACCCGCGCGGCCGCCCGGCGCCTTCGAGGTGGTGCGCTTCGACAAGGGCGCGCCCGCCCTCGGCGCCGAGCGCCTCGAGTACCTCATCCGCCACGCCTGGGGCGCGCTGAGCGACGGCAAGCGGGGCCCGCGGTGGTTCCTGCGACTGCGTCCCGACGACCAGAAGGCGGTCCTGCGGGCCTTCCTGCTCGGAGGGCGAGGGGGCTTCGGCGCCTTCCTGTTCCGCTACGTGAAGGCCGAGTCGGCCGAAGAGCAGGCGCTCCGGGAGCGGGCCTTCGAGCGGTGGTCCTGCGCGGCGCAGGCCGCCGACGGATCGATCGCGCCCGAGGTGCTCGACGCGCTGCCTCGCGACCTGCGCGAGCGCGAGGCGAGGCGGCACCTCTCGAGCTGCCCGTCGCTCGTCTCGAAGCCGGAGCGGCGGATGAGCTACGCGCGCCTCCTCTCCTTCGCCGAGGCCAAGGAGGTGCTCGCGCCGCTCCTCGGGCACCCGGAGGGCGAAGAGCGGGCGAAGGCGCAGGCGCTGCTCGTCGCGAGCGTCCTGCACGACCGGGGCGCGCTCGCGGACGCCCTCGCGAACGTGCGCGCCCGCAAGTTCGAGCAGGATCCGGTGCGGCGGGCGATGCTCGGCGCCCTCGCCGCGCTGCCCATCGGCAGGTTCGCGCAGGAGCACCTGGAGGCCGTGGGCGCCGTGGCGCAGGACGCGCTCGACGCCGCGGACCTGTCCCACGCCACGGCCTCGGCCGTCGAGCGGCTCGTGGTCCGCCTGTTCCGCATCGACGGGGCGTGGGGGGCGCGCTGGATCGCGAAGATCCTCGCGGTGCGCGGCTCGGTCTCGACGGCGGGCCTCGGAGAGGGGCTGACCCGGGCGGAGGCCGAGCGGCTCAGCCCGGCGCTCGCGCAGCTCGCGGGCGCGTGGTGCACCGGCGAGCGGGCAGGGGCGGTGCTCTCGCTCGCGCAGAGCCTCGGCATCCGCCTCGCTGTGGTCACGCCGCTGCTCGAGGCGCTCGAGCGGCTGTCCCGCGAGCTCCCGTTCGTCGGCGTCGCGGCGGGCGCGCTCGGCCTCCTGCGCGCCCACGACAGGCCGCGGTTCGCGCGGCTCGTTCCCGCGCTGCTGGGCGAGGACAGGAGCTTCGTGCTGATCGGCGCCGTCGCCCGGCACGTGAGCCAGAGGCGCCAGGATCTCCTGGGCCCCCTGCTCGACCGGACGCAGCCCATGACCGGCAGGTTCGCGACGGGCAAGACGCGCTGGGTGCTCGATTTCGGCGGAGGCCACGGCCGCTGGACGGCGAGGCAGCAGGAGAGCTATGCCGCCGGCCTCCGCGGGCTGCTCGGCGACGAGACCAGCGACGTCCCCACGCTGCGGTTCGCGATCTCCGCGCTGGTCCGGCTCGCGTACGTCGACGCCTCGGCGGTCACCCCGTTCGCCTCCGATCCGAGGCCGCCCCTGCGCGAGATGGCCATCCGGGGCCTGCCGTGGCTCGACGCAGGCCAGGGCGTCCCCGTCCTGATCGAGTGCCTGGGCGACGATCGCGCGCGCTGGGCGATCTACGCGCTCCGGAAGGCCTTCGCCGAGATGTCCCGGGAGCGGGTGCTCGCCGAGCTCCGGGCGGTGCCGACAACGAAGGTGACCGTGGCCAAGGAGGTCGTGCGCCTGCTCGGCGAGCTGGGCGGCGACGACGCCTACCGGGACCTGCTCCGGCTGGACGGCCCGAAGACCCACCGCGACGTGCGGATCGCGCTGCTCCGGGCGCTCTGGGACCACCTGGACAAGCCCGAGACCTGGGACGTCTTCGGCCGCGCCGCCCGGGATCCCGACTGGATCGTGGCCTCGAAGCTCGCGGACATCCCGCTCGGCAGGCTGTCGACCGAGGCCGAGCGGCGCGTGGTGGACCTGCTCGCCGCGATCCTCGGGCGGGCGGAGCCGGAGGCGCGGCTCGATCTGCTGCGGCGCGCCGCGCACCTGCCGCTCCGGGACGACGCGCGGTCGCTCTTTCGCCGGCTGCTCGAGCACATGGCCGCGCCCGCGCCCGAGGAGGCGGCGGAGGCGCTGTCCGCGGCGCTCGCCAGGATGCAGCATGGGGAGGTCGCGACCGTCGTCCAGCGGCTCGCGGAGCTCTTGCCGAGGCGCCGGCACCTCGTGGCGTTCCTTCCCGCGCTCACGGCGCGGCTCGGCCCGTACGCCGCGAAGCACCACGTCGCCGTCGGGGAGGGCCTGCTCGCCGCGCTCAAGGCGGATGCCCTGGCCGTGCCCCAGTACCTGGGGCTCGCGGCGCGCCTGCTCCCGTGGAAGGCGCTCGGGCAGGCGCTCGCGGAGCTCGGCCGGCGGGACCTCTTGCACCACGACGCGATGGTCGCGGCGATGTCCGCGGTGCACGGCTGCGTCCACCCGTCGCAGCTCGAGCAGGAGCTGCGGGGGAGCGCCGATCCGCGGCTGCGCCGGCTCGCGCTGGAGGCGCTCGTGCAGGCGGCGTCGCCGAAGAACGGCTGGACGGCGGACCGGCGCGAGTTGCTGGCAGAGCGCTACAGGAAGGATCCGTCTCCCGCCGTGGCGGGGCCGGCGTCGTTCGTCACGCCGCCGTGAGGGGCGCTCGCTGCGCTGCCGTGAGGCGGCGCGCGGCGGGCGAGCGCCTGGCAGGGCTCATCGCACGACGACAGCGCGGCCATCGACCGTGGTAATCACCGCCTCCGCCATGGCGAGGTCGGCTGTCGGCGATGTCTGTTCGATCAGGCGGCGACGATCCGCCCTCTCGTCCTTCGTCGAGCGCACGAACGGCCAGAAGAGCTGCTCGGCCCACGGCTCGACCGGCGCGCCCTCGGGCAGCCCGAAGCCCTCCTGGCGCGCGTGCGGGATCATCAGCGTGCCATGGAGCCAATCGAAGCAGACGAGGGTGGCGCCATAGTTCTTCATGGCATTGCCGAAGCGGCCGACCCCGTGGTGCACATGGTGCGTGTCGGGAAGCGAGACGATGCGCTCGAGCACCCGCATGACAGGACGCGTGAAGCGGCTCTGCTGGAGATGCAGGTCCCAGCGGAGATCGCTGTGCTCCATCAGCGCGATCAGCGTCCTGAAGGCCAATCCCACGACGTAGGCGCCCGGGTGGCCGAGCCAGACGACGAGCGGGGCCAGCCATGTGCCTGGTACCAGGACGTCCCATAGCCAGTTTTCGCGGTACGTGACCGCGATGTTCATGTTGCGCGGCACGTGGTGCGGCTTGTGGATCCGCCAGAGCCAGGGCCGTTCATGGCTCAGGCGGTGCACCCAGTACAGCCCGTATTCATCGAGTAGCAGGTAGACCGGCAAGACCAGCCAGGGGCTCACGTCCGCGAGCGCGTCCTCCGAGCCGGGCCAGAGCGATCCGAGCGCCCAGATCACGGCGACGAAGGACGCGCCGCGGATCACGAGGTAGGCGCCGACGGACAGGAGGCTCGCGCCGAGCTCCCGCATGGTGAGCACGCCTGGGCGCCGGTACAGGCCGAACGCGACCTCGAGGGCGGCAAAGAGCGCGAGGAGAACGAGGACGAACATCGTGCTGTGGATGATCATGAGGGCTCTCCTTTCGAGCGTGGTGGCCGGGCTCAGGCGACCGCAGAGGCGGCGCCAGCCACCGAGCCGCGGTCCAGGAATCTATCGTGATGCAAGTGCTTCGGCGGAATCTCGCCGCGCAGCACGTCGAGCGCGGCGTCGATCATCCCGGGCGGCCCGCACACGTAGGCCGCGCAATCGGCGTGGCCCGCGGCGACCCCACGAAGGTAGTCGGTGACGTGCCCCTTCCGCCCTGTCCAGCTCGAGCCTTCGGGCTCTTGCGAGAGCACGGGCACGAAGACGAATCGACCTCGCCATCGCTTCTTGATCGAGGCAATGGCGTCGAGCGCATAGAGATCCTGCCGGGTGCGCGCGCCTACGACCAGCGTCACGTCTCGGGCGAGCCCGTCCGAGATCCCCTGCTCCAGGATCGCCTTGATCGGAGAGAGCCCGGTGCCTCCTGCCACGCAGAGGAGCGGCCGATCGGCCTCGTGGTAGCGGAAGGTGCCGTGTGGCCCCGAGAAGCACAGGCGCGCGCCCGTGCGATCGGCCCCGAAGAGCCAATCGGTGAAGGCCCCGCCCGGCACGTGGCGGACATGAAAGAGCGCCCTTCGCGGCGAGGCGCGATCCGGCGCCTCGGCGAAGGAGTAGCAGCGCGGCTTGTCGAGCCCCGGTACGCCGGGCACCGTGAGCTGTGCAACCTGCCCGGCCACGTAGTCGACCTCCGCGGTGAGGTCGACCTCGAGCGCGAGGACGCTGGGCGAGAGCGGCGTCACGCGCGCGACGCTCGCGTCGATCTGCACCGGCGCTGGACGCGTCGAGCGCCCGCGGCCCGTCCCAGGGACCTCGACCGCCACGTCCTCCGACACGGCCAGGCTCTGGCAGGCGAGGACGAAGCCGGCAGAGAGCTCCTCGGGCGCGACGTGGCGCGAGATATCGCTCTTGAGGCGGATATGGCCTCTGATGAGGCGGCACTTGCAGGTGCCACACTCGCCCGCGTTGCACATGTGTGGAAATGAAATGTTCCCGCGTACGGCTGCGCTGAGCAGCGTTTCCCCGGCCTCGATACGGGCCGCGCGATCGCTGCCCAGGACATGGAGTGTGCCGGCTCGACCGCTCGTCCGGCCGCCGAATGAGATAGCCTTCACGATGTTATGTTTCCCTCTCGTACGCGGCTTCATGGGGGCGGCCCCCCCGAAAAGCCCAATCAAGAAATGGTATGAGGCAGATTGCCGGCGTGAATATTCCGCCGAATCCACGGCCGCCCGTCTCCCTCTGGGTCGAGCTCGCCCGCCGGGGACGCGTCAGATGCGGCTGCAGAGCTCGATGAGGGATCGCCGCAGCCACTCGTGGGCCGGGTCGCCGTCCTGACAGGCATGCCACATCATGAACAGCGGGATCGGCTGGATGGGGAGCGGACAGCTCACCACCCGCACGGGGAAGTGCTGCTCGAACAGCCGCGCCAGGGGGAGCGGCAACGTGCAGACGAGGTTCGACTGCGAGACGATGAACGGCATCGAGAGATAGCGGGGGACCTGCGCCCGCACGCACCGCGATCGCCCGACGAGGGCCTGAATTTGCTCTGCCAGGTTGGTCTGGCCCTCGCGCGGCTCGATGATGACGTGCTCGAGCGCCATGTACTCGTCGAGGGTCAGCGAGGGGCCCACGGTCGGATGATCCTGGCGCACCAGCGAGACGAGCTCGACGTCGAGCACGCGCGTTCGCCGGAACTCGTCGCCCGGGATGACGATGTGATCCAGGACGAGCTCGACCTTGCCGAGCCGCATCTCGTTCTGCAGCGAGGCCCCGGGCTCGCGGCAGATATCGAGCCGGACGCGGGCGCCGAGCTGCTCGAGCCACTGCAGAAAACGAGGCAAGAGGATGGCCTCTCCGAGGTCGCTGATCCCCAGCCTGAAGGTGCGGCTCGCCGTGCAATCGAAGGCGCCTGTATGGGCGAATGAGGCATGGATCAGGTCGAGCGCCTTGCGGATCGGGCCGGCGAGCGCGAGGGCGCGCGGCGTCGGGGCCATCTCCTTGCCGCGACGCACGAAGAGATCGTCGTTGAACAGGAGCCGCAGCCGGCCGAGGGCGCTGCTCACGGCCGGCTGCGTCATGCCGAGTCGCTCGGCCGCTCGCGTCACGTTGCGCTCGGTGAGCACGACGTCCAGCACCGTGAGCAGGTTCAGGTCCACGGCGCGCAGGCGCGGCAGCGGCGGTGCGTTCATGGGGGAAGGGTAGCGCCGCCCCGACGCCCGCCGCCGAGAGCCCGAGCGGCGAGCTCTTCCATGCGCCTGCCGTCGAGAGGTAGCGGCCGGCGCCTACGGTGGCCCGGGCGCGGCTTCGATGCCGCCTGGCCCGACGCCCGGGGGTGGCGGCATCGCCGCGGCCACGAGGGCCACGCTCGCCCCGCGCGAGAGCCCGAGGGTCACCTGGGTCCCCGCGGGCACGCGGATCAGGGACCCAACCAGATACCCCAGCTTGCCGGTGACATCGTGGCCGTCCACCGAGACGATCACGTCCCCCACCTGCAGGCCCGCCGCCGCGGCCGGACCGCCGGGGCGCACCTCGATCACCTTGTGCGGCCGCATGGCCATCTCCATCGGCGACCGGGGCGGCTCGACCGTGAACCCGAGATCGCCGGGCGGCTCGTCCTGCTTCACCCGGCGCTTCGCCATGAGCAACCGCCCGACGTCGGTCTCCGCGCCCGGTTCCACATCGACCGGGATCATCGCCGCGTCGAACGCCGAGCTCATCGGGTCCGCGGGCATGAGCATGAGCACGAGGGGACCTCTGGGGACACGGTCGAGGTGAAAATGACCCGCCCCGTCCGTGACCTCGCGTTGCTGCACCGGAGAGGGCGCGATTCCGCCGGCGCGCGGGTACGCGTGCACGGTCACCCCGGCCATGGGCGCGCCGTCCTCCAGGGACACCACCTGACCCCGGATGGCGACGCGCCCGGCGAGCGTGAGCACCACCCCGCTCCGCTGCTCCCCCTGCGCGAGCGTCACCTCCCCCGTGGCCGTCCCCTCCGGGGCGTCGGCTGCGATATCGTACTTGCCCGCCGGCAGATCGCTCATCGTCCAGGCCCCGTCCGTGAACGAGAAGGACTCGCTCCGGAAGAACGGCGCTTCGCGGCCCGTGACGCGGATCGTGAACTGATCGGGCGGCGCGCCGCCGGGGCGGGAGACAGCGCCGGAGACGGTGCCAGTCTCCTGGATCGTGAGCGTCACGGTGTCGCCGATATGGACGTGCTCGACGGCGGCGCGGCCTCCTCCGCGGCGCTGCGCCTGGACCGTGTACGTGCCCCGGCCCAGGTTCCCGATCACGAACTCCCCGTCGGGATCGGTGAGCACCGGCGCGTAGGGCCCCATGCTCTCCAGCGGTGGGGGTGGAGGGGCCGGAGCGCCCGGCTCTCCCGCGCCCTCGGGCTCTCGCTGAACATTGACGAACGCGTCCGCCACCGGCCTGCCGCTCCCGTCGATGACGCGCCCGTGGATCTCGCCGTTCTGGCGCTCCACGACCAGGCTCACGCGCGCGGCCGCCCCTGCCTTCACGTTCACGGCGACCCCGGGGTCGCCGTCGCCGACCTGGCCTGGCGCCCTCATGGGCATACCCCCCTGCATGGCC encodes the following:
- a CDS encoding HEAT repeat domain-containing protein, which gives rise to MDAASFLAELEPQTHHDRVRRVVELGRAAARGDAGASALLGALWKSAQPYERLLALMSVYGSGDGARVVAAVSDPSRSVRRRASRMIARFCDDAQALAALGALLERRTLRRTVAQLARRKRQAAVDAFLGARMQAGRDPLIVDLLPFGSEALVSAHRRAIDEAGGPSCLDRLGVRHPAAAARWFGEAIARSPSLDVRQRYRLAPLLVPLARRAPDAALPLIQALFERGEEPSFLAGPLRLLARSRPAATFDLLKARHESGRPARPPGAFEVVRFDKGAPALGAERLEYLIRHAWGALSDGKRGPRWFLRLRPDDQKAVLRAFLLGGRGGFGAFLFRYVKAESAEEQALRERAFERWSCAAQAADGSIAPEVLDALPRDLREREARRHLSSCPSLVSKPERRMSYARLLSFAEAKEVLAPLLGHPEGEERAKAQALLVASVLHDRGALADALANVRARKFEQDPVRRAMLGALAALPIGRFAQEHLEAVGAVAQDALDAADLSHATASAVERLVVRLFRIDGAWGARWIAKILAVRGSVSTAGLGEGLTRAEAERLSPALAQLAGAWCTGERAGAVLSLAQSLGIRLAVVTPLLEALERLSRELPFVGVAAGALGLLRAHDRPRFARLVPALLGEDRSFVLIGAVARHVSQRRQDLLGPLLDRTQPMTGRFATGKTRWVLDFGGGHGRWTARQQESYAAGLRGLLGDETSDVPTLRFAISALVRLAYVDASAVTPFASDPRPPLREMAIRGLPWLDAGQGVPVLIECLGDDRARWAIYALRKAFAEMSRERVLAELRAVPTTKVTVAKEVVRLLGELGGDDAYRDLLRLDGPKTHRDVRIALLRALWDHLDKPETWDVFGRAARDPDWIVASKLADIPLGRLSTEAERRVVDLLAAILGRAEPEARLDLLRRAAHLPLRDDARSLFRRLLEHMAAPAPEEAAEALSAALARMQHGEVATVVQRLAELLPRRRHLVAFLPALTARLGPYAAKHHVAVGEGLLAALKADALAVPQYLGLAARLLPWKALGQALAELGRRDLLHHDAMVAAMSAVHGCVHPSQLEQELRGSADPRLRRLALEALVQAASPKNGWTADRRELLAERYRKDPSPAVAGPASFVTPP
- a CDS encoding LysR family transcriptional regulator; amino-acid sequence: MNAPPLPRLRAVDLNLLTVLDVVLTERNVTRAAERLGMTQPAVSSALGRLRLLFNDDLFVRRGKEMAPTPRALALAGPIRKALDLIHASFAHTGAFDCTASRTFRLGISDLGEAILLPRFLQWLEQLGARVRLDICREPGASLQNEMRLGKVELVLDHIVIPGDEFRRTRVLDVELVSLVRQDHPTVGPSLTLDEYMALEHVIIEPREGQTNLAEQIQALVGRSRCVRAQVPRYLSMPFIVSQSNLVCTLPLPLARLFEQHFPVRVVSCPLPIQPIPLFMMWHACQDGDPAHEWLRRSLIELCSRI
- a CDS encoding sterol desaturase family protein — its product is MIIHSTMFVLVLLALFAALEVAFGLYRRPGVLTMRELGASLLSVGAYLVIRGASFVAVIWALGSLWPGSEDALADVSPWLVLPVYLLLDEYGLYWVHRLSHERPWLWRIHKPHHVPRNMNIAVTYRENWLWDVLVPGTWLAPLVVWLGHPGAYVVGLAFRTLIALMEHSDLRWDLHLQQSRFTRPVMRVLERIVSLPDTHHVHHGVGRFGNAMKNYGATLVCFDWLHGTLMIPHARQEGFGLPEGAPVEPWAEQLFWPFVRSTKDERADRRRLIEQTSPTADLAMAEAVITTVDGRAVVVR
- a CDS encoding 2Fe-2S iron-sulfur cluster binding domain-containing protein, translating into MKAISFGGRTSGRAGTLHVLGSDRAARIEAGETLLSAAVRGNISFPHMCNAGECGTCKCRLIRGHIRLKSDISRHVAPEELSAGFVLACQSLAVSEDVAVEVPGTGRGRSTRPAPVQIDASVARVTPLSPSVLALEVDLTAEVDYVAGQVAQLTVPGVPGLDKPRCYSFAEAPDRASPRRALFHVRHVPGGAFTDWLFGADRTGARLCFSGPHGTFRYHEADRPLLCVAGGTGLSPIKAILEQGISDGLARDVTLVVGARTRQDLYALDAIASIKKRWRGRFVFVPVLSQEPEGSSWTGRKGHVTDYLRGVAAGHADCAAYVCGPPGMIDAALDVLRGEIPPKHLHHDRFLDRGSVAGAASAVA